The sequence AATATAGTAATATTTACAGCCATGATTAACTTCAATTGGACCATTAgaagaaaaatcaaatctcgCCATACATTATTCAGGAGGCCATCCATATTTTTGCTGACCACAACCAATTCAAATTCAATTGCTAGAAAGGGAAATCAAATCAAGATGAAAGTGACATCATTATACAATACAACCACCAAACACAGCATGTGAATAAAGCACCAATTTGTCTCTCTGACATACATTCATCCATCCATCTATCAACATCTACCAAAGCATTGCCCTTCAACTAGTGGCCAAACACTGTGAAGCTCCAATTCTAGGTTGATATGAAGCATCAATCTaggataaatttaaaaaaaaaatagctagaATGTCAATCTAAGAATTGTCTACAAAGGTTCATTCATTACAACATCAAACTGTATATGCcaactttttttatatttcttattcttACAATGAGAACATGTCAGAATTGACTAACTAATAGAGATGTATGTCAAAATGTTTTTGTTGGGTATTACCAATGGTGTTTGCATTTTTCTGCCATCTGCTGAAGCTCTCTgtaaaccaacaaaaaaaatcagaagGAAAACCAGAATGTGCTGGACAGGTCTCAACAAGTAGCTACTCCTCACATAGAGCTTTTAACTGCTGCAGCTTCAAAACAAAAGGCACAAATGCTTTGAGGACTTGTCTTGGGCTAATTTATAACATCTCAAAATTCAACATGCAAGAAGTCACCTTCCCTCAAAATCTGGAAGCAGAACAGAAAAATCAAGAGTAAAGATACAAGGTTGTGTATTGTTGATTGGACCACCATTACGGTTTTATGTCTTGTCATAATCCAACACATCAACAGATCAATCCCTCACATATGACTAAATATTGAACTAGGAGTTCgaaaatataagaaaaataaagaaccATAGGGAACAAATGAAAGAGAATGAGGAAGAAGAGTGTGAATTTCCAAAAATGCAATTTTACTCCAAGAAGATAATACTTCACCCAGGGCTCCGACCGAATATTTTCATTCTAGGAAAACAAGCATACAGTAATATCATTTCATTCTAGGAAAACAAGCATACAGTAATATCATTCCCCAATTTAGACCACGGTACTCAAAATTCTCTTGTTCTGAACAAGAACTGCATAAACCTTCTAAATTCCAGCTAGATTTGACCTACAACTCATGAATTTATTCATGTTTCCCACTTTAACCCATGACCTTCACTTTGTCACATAAAAATACTCAAACTTGACCTTATAGTTGCAACAAAAATGTTTCTTCTGTCTTTATCTCATTACAATGGTCACATGAGAATAGTTTGACTATTAATTTCACCTGCATTTGCACCTCATTCAAGGCAAATAAGCTATTTACCTTTCTCATTCACAGTGAAATGTCATTTTTAATTGTCTTACTACGTTACCTCTTCAGTAACGTTTCTGTGTTTCATATTTGTGCCCGTGTCCGTCTCTTGTCCGTTTTCATTTGaaggctattttatgaaggttatgttttataaATAACGTTTCCCAATGTCCGTTTCCGTGCACCATAGGtcttacctatatatatatacctttttCATATTTAGTCAGAATGGTAAAGAATAAATTTGACTTGGTAGTTCTCGATGCAAATCAAATTAACCGTCAAATCATTGATAAGTCATCATTTTAACGAGATAATTAAAGAAAGTAGTTTTATTCATTCTGATAAGTTCTCGGCCTTTTAACGAAGTAAAGAAAATTAGAGGTACACCAATGGATGACCTAAGTTGATCCAAATATAATTATCTCTCAGTTCTAGTATTATATCAGATATGGTCCAATTTTGTCCCTAATGTTTGGCTCAATAGCCAACTAAAACCCATATGTATTGTTTTCGTTAATTAACCCCTGATTCTATCAAATTTAGTCCAATCAAGCTTTCTTTAAACAGATTGTTAATTTTGACAACCTTAATGTTATTTGGACATATTTCAAAGGATAACCTAGCAAATCAATGACAATACAGCACAATTTTCATGACAAGTAGCAGTTCCGTTAATAAGCCCTCCACCCTATTTTCATTTACCGAGTTGCTGTGCTATGTTCATCTTCCTGCGCTCCTTGTATCAAAGTCCTTCCTCCTTACTAATAATTCCATTTCTGATTAACCTTTGATGATTCTTTTGTTTGCATGCTGAACAATGACCCAGCACAGCACCAGTAGTTTAAGTTGATTACTTGATCTTTTGTGTTGGCTTTGCTTTAAAGATTCAAAGAACGAACCTAGGTTCATTGATGAGTTTTAAATATGTAAAAAGGCAAAGATTAACTGAATCTTGGATTCGATTGGATTGGAATTTCTTCTGTTATTGGTCGATGAATACTTGTGTACTCCTGTAGTTTGATTGGGTCACTATATTTTGTTGATATGATGATTTAGAAGATTAGAGAAGCTGTTCTACTTCTTGTTAAGGGTTTTAGAGAAGTATATGGAAAATTAATTGCTTGCCCGAGAAAATCTGACAAGATAGATATTGAATCCTGATGAATATTAATTACATCTAGTGCTTTATTCAGAATCTATTCATAGTGTTCTCGGATGAATAAAAATTCTTGATCTCAATTGCTTAGCAATTCTATCTGTctgtctcttttctttttgtttcaaatctgttttttttttccctgAGAAACTTTGAAGGTATTTGGGATATGCCAAGATGTTTGCCACTTGTCTCAAATTTGCCAGGTCATCTAGTGAAAGTGGTCCCACAAGCAGAAAATTGGTCAAAGTTAACAATCTGTTGAAAGAGTTTAGTGGGGCTAAATTTACAAAGATCAGGgattaattaaccaaacaaaATGAAAGTTTGGGGGTGTAAACTATTGAGACGCAAATTAGGGGCTAAAATGGACTATATCCCTATATTAGATGCACGTTTTCATAGTCATAACATTTTCAGAAGCAAAGGAACTACCTTTGTCATCATCGTAAGACTCATTCTCCTTCTCTGGGACATTCTTCTCGAGGAACTGCTGAATTGTACTCCAATAATGGTCACCACCAGCTAGCCAGGTGTCCATGTGCATACCAGTAGGAAATTCCACAAAGATGCATTCCTTGTTATGAGCAGCTGCCTTAGCATACAGCATTTGCATATGAGATGAAGGCACCATTTCATCTTGCAATCCAGAGAGGAAAAGGATAGGCTGCTTAACCTGCAATAAATCAATGTTACTGAGGTGCGCACTGAAAGGGTCTAACAATGGCGACAAAAATGCATCACTAAAAAAGAGTTATCTTTGCTAGCTTCAGAAATCCATAGAACACAACACCAAAATGCCATGTGGTAATAATACACATGATATAAACTTGATGGGACACCACAGAGACGCATGGAGTGTCATCAACTATATGTCCTTATTTATATTCTCAACCAGTAGAGCAAAAAACCTCGAGAGTGTATTGTGAAACATAAATCACATGGCTGACAATGATTTTACATTTACTCATCTAAATGCAAAAGTGCAACATATTTTGAATGGTTGACAATGCATAACATGAGCTTAAAGGCTCACCTGGCCTATGACATCAATGGTGCTCCATGGAGAACGTACAACAAAATTAAGAATTTTGGGACCTTTTGAATGAGTACGTCCAATAAACCACTTTAAGAAGGGCAGTAGGACACCAGCCATGTCTAGAATAGATGTAAAAGTATTTTCCAGTATCAGGCCAGCAACCTGCAAGGCATTGACAAGCTAGATGACATACAAAACAGCCAGTACAATCTTATAAAACTTGAAGCaaatccttaaaaaaaaaaaaaaaagaaacagtgatccccaaatgaaataataattttacTGAACAGAAAGGAAGCTTTGCAGCCGTTTGAAGAAATTTTCTGGCATAAGAATTTAATCCACATCAGTTCTATTACCATTTTGCTGCAGAAACAGTCATTCTAATTTGCTTACTTTCTTGTCCATACaataaaaaatgcataataCAATATATAATCATAATTAGCATATCCCCAACTGATGTACGAAAACAAAAATACCACCGAAGActacaacaaaaaaaattgcCCTAGTTATATCATTAAAATTAGCTTGATGAGTCAAGAGCCAAttattatttcccaaaatagtCATAGTATCACACATGCATGTTTGCACAGCAAAATACTGTCACCAACATAGAACTATGATCAACAAAATCACTGTAAACTATTATTAGCAATCTCCAtatctttttcttaatttacCCGCTAAGCGAAAAATTCATGTTTTGATTTTCCCACAATTTAAACCATATGCCTTCTCCTATTCCTTCTTGTAACAAATTCAACAAAAATGATGGATGTTACTATTCTGTCAGGTACCTGGTTTCTTTCATCAACTATAAAATTGCCTACATGCAGCAGCACACTAAATTGTTTCTCTTATCACATGTAATACTATCCTATCCCAAAATCCTAACAAGCATATCCAAATAACTATTGGTACCACGTAACGGAAAGGTACTATTATGGTTATCTGCATTCCATAGAATTGGTATACATTCAAAGTTTGTACAACACACAGCAAGCTGGACAAGTTCACATTCCATTTGATCTTTTCTATCAATAAACTGATACATATGCAAGACAAATCAAACATGACTATTTTTCTTGGCTCACAGTTGTAAATACTTTCTGACCAAAATTCcatttgtcaaaaacaaatcTAAAATGAAAAGAACTCAACAACATAATCTAAAGAGTCCAACTTACACAGCACCTTAAATTATAAAGTAGATAATTGGTTTGTATAATTGATTTATCAAGTCAAAAGGTAACCAGCCGTCAGTATATTTGtgcttctttttctttcacataGTCATAAGACATATAGCATATCCACCATAAAGCAACTGGAAAAAGGAACtatcaaaggaaaaaaaaataagaggcACAAGCATAAGTTTTACAACTATTGTGAGGAAAGCGAACAGTTAAGCTAATCCCAAACTTATGCCACAGAGATATGAAATAGTTGtgaaggataaaaaaaataaggcaTTGCTTGCAATAAAAACAAATGTAACAATaacaaattgaaaataaaaccTTTTCAGGGTTGTTCTTGGTCAACAAAGCCCCAACAGCACCTCCAAGTGACCTCCCAAACACAACTATTCTAGATGTGTCGATGTCAGTCCTCTGATGAAGATGATCCAGTGCAGCCTGCCGCAGAGAGAATGCGTACCAATTTAGACCATACCTAAATTCCAAACAGCAGATGTTTGAAAGAATACAGAGATAATAGAAATGCACACCTGAGCATCCATTGCAATTCCATGTTGGGAAGGGTACCCATCACTTGCTCCGTAGCTGTTTAGATCACAAAAAGAAGCAAGCATACATTTCAATCAGCCATATGAACGGCACAGAAGCATGAATTCATATAAACAGTATATAAAACACggaaaaaatttagaaaacaaaaacaaacgtCGATGCATAATAGCAAATGCATACCCTCTATATGAAAGCATGAACACGTTGCATTGTAACCTCTGTATCATTATTCGAACCATCTCAAGACGATGAGCAATATCTGCAAGTTACTAGTCAAGGACACCATAAAAGAGTTTGAACCAGtagataaaattaatataactatTCAAACACTGGATTTTCATAATAACATCACCACATACTACTAATGATGAAAGGATACTTCCAGCATTCTCCTGGAAAAACAAGATGGTAGGGCCTGCAATATCAACAAAAATACAGTCTAAGCActagaataaaataaaacactAAAGAAACAGGAATCACAGAAAATAAGAAGAAAATTTTCTGAAGAAAATTAGTAACAAGGCACTAGTCAGGTATTCTTAAATCATCAATTTCCATCATACAAGTTTGCTTCCCTCAAACAGTTGAGGTTCAGAAACATGAGGGGTTAAAGTGCaatctaacgtttaaaattgtgcaattttacccctaattttggaagccaagagcaatttcacccctaacgttgataaattgggtcaatttgagaaataattcattaaaatgttttctcggtcatgaatcttgtcatctagacttcaattttatcagtaacaaatcacaaacatatattgagatgtgaaaaaaaatatacgtcttttgtacgaattagacaaaaaattcaccgaatttataaatattaatctccaattctattattaaattataaaaaacatgaaatccttttttagaacaaattgatatgcaattggtgcaaaataaggaacaaaaatatttgtgttttataatagtgtctgaaattgacccaaactatgaacgttaggggtaaaattactcttggctgtacaattgcaccattttagactttaggggtaaaattgctcctcgggtatttttacaccttaacagGAAACATGAGTCTATACGTGCACACAAATGCATGCAGTTgaagttaaaacaaaaagagTACACATAGGCATGTGGTTCCTATAAACCATGACTAAAATTCAACAAAAGAAACTGTCTGGGATCACGTCAGGTAATCTAATTCTAATTCGATCTACTGTGACAagctttttgtaaaaaaaaaaaagaaaaagaaggaagatAGTGCTACAGTTTCTGCATTTGATTCCTTAGTCATTACCGTAGCTCCTAACTTGAAATTCATGATCCAGGACGACATCATAAtcaaattaagctagatttgcACATAGAAACCAAAAAGAACTATACAATTCCCGTAGAAGAATTCAAAATTTGCAGTAATTGAAGCCTAGAAGATTCAAATTTCACTCCGAACATCAATAACATGACAACCGAAAAGTACCTGCTTAAGCAAACCCTAACTTAGTGAAGTAAACacaattgcaaaaaaaaaaaaaaaaaatcgatcaAGAGATTATCAATTAAACAAATAAGAAAAGTTCTTACCTCGGCATTCAGGGAAGAGCTTGATGAACCAAGCATGGAGGCGGACACCATCAGAGGATCTGAGCCAAACGTCCTCATAAATTAGACGGAGTCGAGCGGGAGTAATCGAGTAGGACTTGGTGAGACCAGGCAAGACGGGGACATAGACTAACTTCTCTTGGAAAGCGACGAGCAGTGCCATCCCCGCCACCACCAAGCCGCCCACTCCGTAGAGCAAGGCGTTGACGTACGACACCATATTAGTGAATTGCCGTTTTGATCTTTTTTCTGGCAATGGTGATTGATATAATTCTGATTTGATGCTTGGAGATTTAGCTGCTGGCTTGGTTGCCTGTGGTTGTGAGCTGCGAGTGAAGCTGCATCTGCATCTGCTCCGACTCCGcctgtttttcttttattttctcaggtaataattatttactaataatttaaataacttTATGTGAATTTTATGTTTGGGAAAAGAAAAcggtaggaaaaataataagggtaattaattttttagtcCCTATAATTTAAacacacatggtaaggtccctaacctttctctcaatgaactgtttagtccttccgtctgtttgtttgattttttactgtttatgacttcaaaaatgactaaattatcctttactatttaccttcaaactttaaaaaggaaatccaatttaaaagaagaagctatttgtatggaaaataagaaaaagaaaagacccaacacttacgaatttgaacgattaagaagaaaattaagaagaagaacactcaaagttgatttcaaatgcattagagtttaacggaaaggaaaagaagaacgcaaattcaaattgactaacaaaatcttcatgagagtctaacggcagggactaaacagttcattgagaaaaacgttagggactaaacagttcatcgagaaaaaggttaa comes from Euphorbia lathyris chromosome 8, ddEupLath1.1, whole genome shotgun sequence and encodes:
- the LOC136202519 gene encoding alpha/beta hydrolase domain-containing protein WAV2 isoform X2; translation: MVSYVNALLYGVGGLVVAGMALLVAFQEKLVYVPVLPGLTKSYSITPARLRLIYEDVWLRSSDGVRLHAWFIKLFPECRGPTILFFQENAGNIAHRLEMVRIMIQRLQCNVFMLSYRGYGASDGYPSQHGIAMDAQAALDHLHQRTDIDTSRIVVFGRSLGGAVGALLTKNNPEKVAGLILENTFTSILDMAGVLLPFLKWFIGRTHSKGPKILNFVVRSPWSTIDVIGQVKQPILFLSGLQDEMVPSSHMQMLYAKAAAHNKECIFVEFPTGMHMDTWLAGGDHYWSTIQQFLEKNVPEKENESYDDDKAVKSSM
- the LOC136202519 gene encoding alpha/beta hydrolase domain-containing protein WAV2 isoform X1 gives rise to the protein MVSYVNALLYGVGGLVVAGMALLVAFQEKLVYVPVLPGLTKSYSITPARLRLIYEDVWLRSSDGVRLHAWFIKLFPECRGPTILFFQENAGNIAHRLEMVRIMIQRLQCNVFMLSYRGYGASDGYPSQHGIAMDAQAALDHLHQRTDIDTSRIVVFGRSLGGAVGALLTKNNPEKVAGLILENTFTSILDMAGVLLPFLKWFIGRTHSKGPKILNFVVRSPWSTIDVIGQVKQPILFLSGLQDEMVPSSHMQMLYAKAAAHNKECIFVEFPTGMHMDTWLAGGDHYWSTIQQFLEKNVPEKENESYDDDKAAAVKSSM
- the LOC136202519 gene encoding alpha/beta hydrolase domain-containing protein WAV2 isoform X3, whose translation is MVSYVNALLYGVGGLVVAGMALLVAFQEKLVYVPVLPGLTKSYSITPARLRLIYEDVWLRSSDGVRLHAWFIKLFPECRGPTILFFQENAGNIAHRLEMVRIMIQRLQCNVFMLSYRGYGASDGYPSQHGIAMDAQAALDHLHQRTDIDTSRIVVFGRSLGGAVGALLTKNNPEKVAGLILENTFTSILDMAGVLLPFLKWFIGRTHSKGPKILNFVVRSPWSTIDVIGQVKQPILFLSGLQDEMVPSSHMQMLYAKAAAHNKECIFVEFPTGMHMDTWLAGGDHYWSTIQQFLEKNVPEKENESYDDDKDFEGR